The Pseudoalteromonas sp. N1230-9 genome segment GGTATTGATTACGATGTATTATTTGGCCCTGCTTATAAAGGTATCCCGATTGCAACGACGACAGCAGTTGCGTTAGCTGATCATCACGACAAAGATGTACCTTACTGTTTTAACCGTAAAGAGAAAAAAGCGCACGGTGAAGGCGGTACATTAGTAGGTTCTGAACTTAAAGGTAAGATCATGTTAGTTGATGACGTGATCACTGCGGGTACAGCTATTCGTGAGTCAATGGAAATCATTGCTGATAATGGTGCTGATTTAAGTGGTGTTTTAATTGCACTTGACCGCCAAGAGAAAGGTAAAGCTGAGTTATCTGCTATTCAAGAAGTCGAGCGCGACTTTGGTACTAAAGTTATCTCTATTGTAAAACTAGCTGACTTAATTAGTTACCTAGAAGCCAAAGGCACAATGGATGAGCATTTAGCCGCAGTAAAAGCATACCGTGATCAATACGGCATTGCTTAACAGCTAAAAACGCGAACTTTTTAAAAGCCCAGCTATGTTGCTGGGCTTTGTTGTTTTTAGAGCATTATACTTTTATGGCCTTAAATACGGCTGAAAAGTTACTGGGGCGTTAATAAAGTTTCGCTTTTGTGGTATTTAGATTAAAAAGGACTCAAAAGGCAGTTTTTTTAAAGTTTTCTTGAAAAAGTGCTTGCGTTAATTCGCTGCATCCCTATAATGCGACCCCACTGAGACGGCAGACAGCAACGCTTAGCGAGGCAAGAGCAATTCAGGGTGTCAAGTGAAACTGAGTTTTGAAACGTTTCTTAAAAAAGTAACTTTTCTCAAAATTAAGTGTTGACAAAAATAACGGCTTGCGTAGAATGCGCAGCCCTTGAGGCACGAAAGTGAATCAAATGTTCTTTAACAATATAAAGCAATCATCTGTGTGGGCACTCGTACAGATTGAGTTCTAACAGCGACGCTTAGTTTACTAAGTGGAGCAAACAAATTTAGAGTCTCAATTTCTTATGAGTGACTATATAGTCAATTTATACAGAATTCATTGAGCACGAAACTTCGGTTTCAAAAAACTTTTAATTGAAGAGTTTGATCATGGCTCAGATTGAACGCTGGCGGCAGGCCTAACACATGCAAGTCGAGCGGAAACGAAGAGGAGCTTGCTCCTTTGGCGTCGAGCGGCGGACGGGTGAGTAATGCTTGGGAATGTGCCTTATGGTGGGGGACAACAGTTGGAAACGACTGCTAATACCGCATAATGTCTTCGGACCAAAGTGGGGGACCTTCGGGCCTCACGCCATAAGATCAGCCCAAGTGGGATTAGCTAGTTGGTAAGGTAATGGCTTACCAAGGCGACGATCCCTAGCTGGTTTGAGAGGATGATCAGCCACACTGGGACTGAGACACGGCCCAGACTCCTACGGGAGGCAGCAGTGGGGAATATTGCACAATGGGCGCAAGCCTGATGCAGCCATGCCGCGTGTGTGAAGAAGGCCTTCGGGTTGTAAAGCACTTTCAGTAAGGAGGAAAGGTTGAGTGTTAATAGCTCTTAGCTGTGACGTTACTTACAGAAGAAGCACCGGCTAACTCCGTGCCAGCAGCCGCGGTAATACGGAGGGTGCGAGCGTTAATCGGAATTACTGGGCGTAAAGCGTACGCAGGCGGTTTGTTAAGCGAGATGTGAAAGCCCCGGGCTCAACCTGGGAACTGCATTTCGAACTGGCAAACTAGAGTGTGATAGAGGGTGGTAGAATTTCAGGTGTAGCGGTGAAATGCGTAGAGATCTGAAGGAATACCGATGGCGAAGGCAGCCACCTGGGTCAACACTGACGCTCATGTACGAAAGCGTGGGGAGCAAACAGGATTAGATACCCTGGTAGTCCACGCCGTAAACGATGTCTACTAGAAGCTCGACTCTTCGGAGTTGTTTTTCAAAGCTAACGCATTAAGTAGACCGCCTGGGGAGTACGGCCGCAAGGTTAAAACTCAAATGAATTGACGGGGGCCCGCACAAGCGGTGGAGCATGTGGTTTAATTCGATGCAACGCGAAGAACCTTACCTACACTTGACATACAGCGAACTTACTAGAGATAGTTTGGTGCCTTCGGGAACGCTGATACAGGTGCTGCATGGCTGTCGTCAGCTCGTGTTGTGAGATGTTGGGTTAAGTCCCGCAACGAGCGCAACCCCTATCCTTAGTTGCCAGCGATTCGGTCGGGAACTCTAAGGAGACTGCCGGTGATAAACCGGAGGAAGGTGGGGACGACGTCAAGTCATCATGGCCCTTACGTGTAGGGCTACACACGTGCTACAATGGCGCATACAGAGTGCTGCGAACCTGCGAGGGTAAGCGAATCACTTAAAGTGCGTCGTAGTCCGGATTGGAGTCTGCAACTCGACTCCATGAAGTCGGAATCGCTAGTAATCGCATATCAGAATGATGCGGTGAATACGTTCCCGGGCCTTGTACACACCGCCCGTCACACCATGGGAGTGGGTTGCTCCAGAAGTGGATAGTCTAACCTTCGGGAGGACGTTCACCACGGAGTGATTCATGACTGGGGTGAAGTCGTAACAAGGTAGCCCTAGGGGAACCTGGGGCTGGATCACCTCCTTATACGATTTAGAACTTATTTGTTCGTAGTGTCCACACAGATGATTGTTAGTTAGCTAAACCACTTGGTTTACCTAATTAATATGCTCTTTAAAAATTTGGAAAGCTGATATTAAAATTCTTATAGATATTCGTATCTATAAAGAGTTTTCAAAAGTAAAAAAATGCCATTAATCGACAGATTAATTGGTATCTACTTTAGTATTCTCATCATTATTTGATGAATTAACTTCTGGCGAAGTTAACAGCTGTCACTAACAAAGACCCGTTTGGGTTGTATGGTTAAGTGACTAAGCGTACACGGTGGATGCCTTGGCAGTTGGAGGCGATGAAGGACGTATTAACTTGCGATAAGCCTAGTCAAGCTAGTAAAAAGCGCTTGAGACTAGGATTTCCGAATGGGGAAACCCACCTGCTTGCAGGTATCTTGCACTGAATACATAGGTGTAAGAGGCGAACGCGGAGAACTGAAACATCTAAGTACCCGTAGGAACAGAAATCAACCGAGATTCCGGAAGTAGCGGCGAGCGAAACCGGACCAGCCCTTAAGCTTATTTTGTGTTAGTGAAACATTCTGGAAAGTTTGACGATACAGGGTGATAGTCCCGTACACGAAAATGCAATCTAAGTGAAATCGAGTAGGTCGGAGCACGTGAAACTTTGACTGAATATAGGTGGACCATCATCTAAGGCTAAATACTCCCAACTGACCGATAGTGAACCAGTACCGTGAGGGAAAGGCGAAAAGAACCCCTGTGAGGGGAGTGAAATAGAACCTGAAACCGTGTACGTACAAGCAGTAGGAGCCCTTCGAGGGTGACTGCGTACCTTTTGTATAATGGGTCAGCGACTTATATTTTGTAGCGAGGTTAACCGATTAGGGTAGCCGTAGTGAAAGCGAGCGTTAACTGCGCGTTGAGTTGCAAGGTATAGACCCGAAACCCGGTGATCTAGCCATGGGCAGGTTGAAGGTTGAGTAACATCAACTGGAGGACCGAACCCACTAACGTTGAAAAGTTAGGGGATGACCTGTGGCTAGGAGTGAAAGGCTAATCAAACCGGGAGATAGCTGGTTCTCCCCGAAATCTATTTAGGTAGAGCCTCGGA includes the following:
- the pyrE gene encoding orotate phosphoribosyltransferase; this translates as MKDYQKEFIEFALEKQVLKFGEFTLKSGRTSPYFFNAGLFNTGRDLARLGRFYAAALEDAGIDYDVLFGPAYKGIPIATTTAVALADHHDKDVPYCFNRKEKKAHGEGGTLVGSELKGKIMLVDDVITAGTAIRESMEIIADNGADLSGVLIALDRQEKGKAELSAIQEVERDFGTKVISIVKLADLISYLEAKGTMDEHLAAVKAYRDQYGIA